In Trifolium pratense cultivar HEN17-A07 linkage group LG7, ARS_RC_1.1, whole genome shotgun sequence, a genomic segment contains:
- the LOC123896242 gene encoding uncharacterized protein LOC123896242, with product MAGEHGNNDNSSVNTLQAAVVEIRRLQTQIAAIEAERTHEKEKAKMISEEEEGEGVMDVQPLAQHLWDTQVLEAIKVPHLPTFDGKTDPREHLMAIGTQTAIINAPEHLKCKLLAGTFKDVALRWYMNLPRNSIESYADFHKKFIHQFAGSKHVKVTSTSLFSIRQNHGESLRSFLARFSEATIKEVNKRAECYIKGEESNAEKRQRDAKEKEYVGRATRVPEHPRPKMGSHQGNTWQRHHGKPYQQPPRREFRNHPADEEFTPLNASKVYVLNEILASGLANLPPNRANNIPLGLNDNAWCAYHRCRGHSTEKCFRLRYLIEELIKSGHLRRFIDDAAQGRVVVPKIPRQEP from the exons ATGGCAGGAGAACACGGAAATAACGATAATTCTAGCGTTAATACTttgcaagccgccgtcgtagaaATACGGCGCTTACAGACCCAGATTGCGGCcatcgaagccgaaagaactcatgagaaagagaaagcaaaAATGATTTCAGAAGAAGAGGAAGGAgagggcgtcatggacgtacaGCCTCTAGCACAGCACTTATGGGATACCCAAGTCTTGGAAGcaatcaaggttcctcaccttcctacctttGACGGAAAAACTGACCCTCGGGAGCATCTGATGGCAATTGGGACACAAActgccataatcaatgctccggaGCATCTGAAATGTAAATTACTAGCCGGTACCTTCAAGGATGTGGCCTTACGTTGGTACATGAATCTCCCAAGGAATTCAATAGAAAGTTATGccgattttcataaaaaattcattcacCAATTCGCCggatcgaaacacgtgaaagtcacatcaaccagCCTTTTCTCCATTCGCCAAAACCACGGCGAATCGTTGCGCAGTTTTCTAGCTAGATTTAGCGAGGCCACCATCAAg GAGGTAAACAAGAGAGCGGAGTGTTACATaaagggcgaagaaagtaacgccgagaaaaggcaaagagacgCCAAGGAGAAGGAATATGTGGGCCGTGCTACTAGAGTGCCAGAACACCCGCGACCAAAAATGGGAAGTCATCAGGGAAACACATGGCAAAGGCACCATGGTAAACCCTACCAACAACCGCCAaggagagagttcaggaatcaCCCTGCCGATGAAGAGTTTACGCCTTTAAATGCTTCAAAAGTGTACGTGTTAAACGAAATTCTGGCCAGTGGTTTGGCAAACCTCCCTCCAAATAGAGCCAACAATATCCCCTTGGGGCTCAACGATAACGCCTGGTGCGCCTACCACAGGTGCAGAGGTCATTCTACGGAAAAGTGCTTCCGCCTAAGATATTTGATTGAAGAACTGATTAAAAGCGGACACCTCCGGAGGTTCATTGACGATGCAGCGCAAGGCCGGGTCGTCGTGCCAAAAATCCCCAGACAAGAGCCATGA
- the LOC123897460 gene encoding homeobox-leucine zipper protein ATHB-14-like isoform X1, with amino-acid sequence MALSMHKDMNNQMDAGKYVRYTPEQVEALERVYSECPKPSSLRRQQLIRECPILSNIEPKQIKVWFQNRRCREKQRKEASRLQTVNRKLSAMNKLLMEENDRLQKQVSHLVYENGYMKQQIHTVSASAATTTDNSCDSVVMSGQNQQQNPNQRPQRDASNPAGLLAVAEETLAEFLSKATGTAVDWVQMIGMKPGPDSIGIVAVSRNCSGIAARACGLVSLEPTKVAEILKDRLSWYRDCRCVEVLSIVPTGGGGTIELMYMQTYAPTTLAAARDFWTLRYTTSLEDGSLVICERSLNASTGGPPGPSSPNFVRAEMLPSGFLIRPCEGGGSIIHIVDHVDLDVWSVPEVLRPLYESSKILAQKLTIAALQHIRQIAQESSGEIQYGGGRQPAVLRTFSQRLCRGFNDAVNGFVDDGWSLLGNDGVEDVTIAVNSSPNKFLGSNYSTMFPTFGGGVLCAKASMLLQNVPPALLVRFLREHRSEWADYGVDAYSAASLKASPYAVPCARPGGFPSSQVILPLAPTIEHEEFLEVVRIEGHAFSPEDVALARDMYLLQLCSGIDESSVGACAQLVFAPIDESFADDALLLPSGFRVIPLDPKPDGSASRTLDLTSTLGSSNARAAGDGEASGYNLRSVLTIAFQFTFENHLRDNVAAMARQYVRSVVGSVQRVAMVIAPARPGSQLGPKSHPGSPEAHALARWISRSYRIHTGADLFRVEPAASGDAILKQLWQHSDAIMCCSVKTNSSPIFTFSNQAGLDMLETTLVALQDIMLDKVLDEAGRKILCSEFSKIMQQGYAYLPAGLCVSSMNRPVSYEQAIAWKVLNDDDANHCIAFMFINWSFV; translated from the exons ATGGCACTTTCTATGCACAAAGATATGAATAATCAAATGGATGCTGGAAAATATGTGAGGTATACACCTGAACAAGTTGAAGCTTTGGAAAGAGTTTATTCAGAATGTCCTAAGCCTAGTTCTTTGAGAAGACAACAACTTATAAGGGAATGTCCTATTCTTTCTAACATTGAACCTAAACAGATCAAAGTTTGGTTTCAAAATCGAAG GTGTCGTGAGAAGCAAAGAAAGGAAGCATCTCGTTTGCAGACAGTGAACAGAAAGCTATCTGCAATGAATAAGTTGTTAATGGAAGAAAATGACCGTTTGCAGAAGCAAGTTTCTCATCTGGTGTATGAGAATGGATACATGAAGCAACAGATTCACACTGTGAGT GCTTCTGCTGCAACTACCACAGATAATAGCTGTGATTCTGTGGTAATGAGTGGTCAAAATCAACAGCAAAACCCAAATCAGCGTCCTCAAAGGGATGCAAGCAACCCAGCTGG TCTTCTCGCGGTTGCTGAGGAGACCCTGGCAGAGTTCCTTTCTAAGGCTACCGGAACTGCTGTCGACTGGGTCCAGATGATTGGGATGAAG CCTGGTCCGGATTCTATTGGTATCGTTGCTGTTTCTCGCAATTGTAGTGGGATAGCGGCACGTGCCTGCGGCCTTGTGAGTCTAGAGCCCACTAAG GTTGCCGAGATTCTTAAAGATCGTCTGTCATGGTACCGTGACTGCCGATGTGTTGAAGTGTTGAGTATTGTCCCTACTGGTGGTGGTGGTACAATAGAGCTTATGTACATGCAG ACTTATGCGCCTACAACATTGGCCGCAGCACGAGACTTTTGGACACTGAGATACACTACTAGTTTGGAAGATGGAAGTCTTGTG ATATGTGAGAGATCATTGAATGCTTCAACTGGTGGTCCTCCAGGGCCTTCTTCGCCGAATTTCGTGAGAGCTGAAATGCTTCCAAGTGGATTTCTAATTCGACCATGTGAGGGCGGTGGATCCATTATTCATATTGTTGATCATGTTGATTTAGAT GTTTGGAGTGTCCCTGAAGTACTAAGGCCCCTTTATGAATCGTCAAAAATCTTGGCTCAAAAATTGACTATTGCA GCATTGCAACACATAAGACAGATAGCACAAGAATCAAGTGGTGAAATTCAGTACGGTGGCGGGCGCCAACCTGCTGTTTTGAGAACTTTTAGTCAGAGGCTTTGCAG GGGGTTCAATGATGCTGTGAATGGATTTGTTGATGATGGTTGGTCATTGCTGGGAAATGATGGAGTGGAAGATGTGACAATAGCTGTGAACTCTTCTCCGAATAAGTTTTTAGGGTCGAATTACTCAACAATGTTCCCAACATTTGGAGGTGGTGTCTTGTGTGCCAAGGCATCAATGCTGCTGCAG AATGTTCCTCCTGCTTTACTTGTTCGATTTTTGAGGGAGCATCGATCCGAGTGGGCTGATTATGGTGTAGATGCATACTCTGCTGCTAGTCTCAAGGCTAGCCCCTATGCAGTTCCGTGTGCAAGACCTGGTGGCTTCCCCAGCAGCCAGGTCATTTTACCTCTTGCTCCTACGATCGAGCATGAGGAG TTCCTGGAGGTAGTTCGTATAGAAGGTCATGCATTTTCCCCGGAAGATGTTGCGTTGGCACGTGATATGTATCTTTTGCAG CTCTGCAGTGGAATTGATGAAAGTTCAGTTGGAGCGTGTGCTCAACTTGTGTTTGCACCTATCGACGAATCCTTTGCGGATGACGCCCTTTTGTTGCCTTCTGGTTTTCGTGTTATTCCCTTGGATCCCAAACCA GACGGTTCAGCTTCAAGGACATTGGATTTGACATCAACACTAGGATCTAGTAATGCTCGTGCAGCTGGTGATGGCGAAGCAAGTGGATACAACCTTAGGTCGGTTCTTACGATCGCATTTCAATTTACCTTTGAGAATCATTTGCGCGACAACGTGGCTGCTATGGCTCGTCAGTATGTGCGTAGTGTTGTTGGATCGGTTCAGAGGGTTGCCATGGTAATTGCTCCCGCACGACCAGGTTCTCAGCTAGGGCCAAAATCACACCCCGGTTCTCCAGAAGCTCATGCTTTAGCACGATGGATCAGTAGAAGCTACAG GATACACACTGGTGCTGATCTTTTCAGAGTTGAGCCCGCAGCTAGCGGCGATGCAATCTTGAAGCAACTTTGGCAACATTCTGATGCAATTATGTGCTGTTCCGTAAAAACAAAT TCATCTCCGATATTCACCTTTTCAAACCAAGCTGGACTCGACATGCTTGAAACTACTCTAGTTGCTCTTCAAGATATAATGCTTGATAAAGTTCTTGATGAAGCTGGTAGAAAGATCCTTTGCTCTGAATTCTCTAAGATAATGCAACAG GGTTATGCATATCTGCCAGCAGGATTATGTGTCTCAAGCATGAATAGGCCAGTGTCTTATGAGCAAGCTATTGCTTGGAAAGTTCTCAATGATGATGATGCCAATCACTGCATAGCTTTCATGTTCATCAACTGGTCCTTTGTCTGA
- the LOC123897460 gene encoding homeobox-leucine zipper protein ATHB-14-like isoform X2: MALSMHKDMNNQMDAGKYVRYTPEQVEALERVYSECPKPSSLRRQQLIRECPILSNIEPKQIKVWFQNRRCREKQRKEASRLQTVNRKLSAMNKLLMEENDRLQKQVSHLVYENGYMKQQIHTASAATTTDNSCDSVVMSGQNQQQNPNQRPQRDASNPAGLLAVAEETLAEFLSKATGTAVDWVQMIGMKPGPDSIGIVAVSRNCSGIAARACGLVSLEPTKVAEILKDRLSWYRDCRCVEVLSIVPTGGGGTIELMYMQTYAPTTLAAARDFWTLRYTTSLEDGSLVICERSLNASTGGPPGPSSPNFVRAEMLPSGFLIRPCEGGGSIIHIVDHVDLDVWSVPEVLRPLYESSKILAQKLTIAALQHIRQIAQESSGEIQYGGGRQPAVLRTFSQRLCRGFNDAVNGFVDDGWSLLGNDGVEDVTIAVNSSPNKFLGSNYSTMFPTFGGGVLCAKASMLLQNVPPALLVRFLREHRSEWADYGVDAYSAASLKASPYAVPCARPGGFPSSQVILPLAPTIEHEEFLEVVRIEGHAFSPEDVALARDMYLLQLCSGIDESSVGACAQLVFAPIDESFADDALLLPSGFRVIPLDPKPDGSASRTLDLTSTLGSSNARAAGDGEASGYNLRSVLTIAFQFTFENHLRDNVAAMARQYVRSVVGSVQRVAMVIAPARPGSQLGPKSHPGSPEAHALARWISRSYRIHTGADLFRVEPAASGDAILKQLWQHSDAIMCCSVKTNSSPIFTFSNQAGLDMLETTLVALQDIMLDKVLDEAGRKILCSEFSKIMQQGYAYLPAGLCVSSMNRPVSYEQAIAWKVLNDDDANHCIAFMFINWSFV, from the exons ATGGCACTTTCTATGCACAAAGATATGAATAATCAAATGGATGCTGGAAAATATGTGAGGTATACACCTGAACAAGTTGAAGCTTTGGAAAGAGTTTATTCAGAATGTCCTAAGCCTAGTTCTTTGAGAAGACAACAACTTATAAGGGAATGTCCTATTCTTTCTAACATTGAACCTAAACAGATCAAAGTTTGGTTTCAAAATCGAAG GTGTCGTGAGAAGCAAAGAAAGGAAGCATCTCGTTTGCAGACAGTGAACAGAAAGCTATCTGCAATGAATAAGTTGTTAATGGAAGAAAATGACCGTTTGCAGAAGCAAGTTTCTCATCTGGTGTATGAGAATGGATACATGAAGCAACAGATTCACACT GCTTCTGCTGCAACTACCACAGATAATAGCTGTGATTCTGTGGTAATGAGTGGTCAAAATCAACAGCAAAACCCAAATCAGCGTCCTCAAAGGGATGCAAGCAACCCAGCTGG TCTTCTCGCGGTTGCTGAGGAGACCCTGGCAGAGTTCCTTTCTAAGGCTACCGGAACTGCTGTCGACTGGGTCCAGATGATTGGGATGAAG CCTGGTCCGGATTCTATTGGTATCGTTGCTGTTTCTCGCAATTGTAGTGGGATAGCGGCACGTGCCTGCGGCCTTGTGAGTCTAGAGCCCACTAAG GTTGCCGAGATTCTTAAAGATCGTCTGTCATGGTACCGTGACTGCCGATGTGTTGAAGTGTTGAGTATTGTCCCTACTGGTGGTGGTGGTACAATAGAGCTTATGTACATGCAG ACTTATGCGCCTACAACATTGGCCGCAGCACGAGACTTTTGGACACTGAGATACACTACTAGTTTGGAAGATGGAAGTCTTGTG ATATGTGAGAGATCATTGAATGCTTCAACTGGTGGTCCTCCAGGGCCTTCTTCGCCGAATTTCGTGAGAGCTGAAATGCTTCCAAGTGGATTTCTAATTCGACCATGTGAGGGCGGTGGATCCATTATTCATATTGTTGATCATGTTGATTTAGAT GTTTGGAGTGTCCCTGAAGTACTAAGGCCCCTTTATGAATCGTCAAAAATCTTGGCTCAAAAATTGACTATTGCA GCATTGCAACACATAAGACAGATAGCACAAGAATCAAGTGGTGAAATTCAGTACGGTGGCGGGCGCCAACCTGCTGTTTTGAGAACTTTTAGTCAGAGGCTTTGCAG GGGGTTCAATGATGCTGTGAATGGATTTGTTGATGATGGTTGGTCATTGCTGGGAAATGATGGAGTGGAAGATGTGACAATAGCTGTGAACTCTTCTCCGAATAAGTTTTTAGGGTCGAATTACTCAACAATGTTCCCAACATTTGGAGGTGGTGTCTTGTGTGCCAAGGCATCAATGCTGCTGCAG AATGTTCCTCCTGCTTTACTTGTTCGATTTTTGAGGGAGCATCGATCCGAGTGGGCTGATTATGGTGTAGATGCATACTCTGCTGCTAGTCTCAAGGCTAGCCCCTATGCAGTTCCGTGTGCAAGACCTGGTGGCTTCCCCAGCAGCCAGGTCATTTTACCTCTTGCTCCTACGATCGAGCATGAGGAG TTCCTGGAGGTAGTTCGTATAGAAGGTCATGCATTTTCCCCGGAAGATGTTGCGTTGGCACGTGATATGTATCTTTTGCAG CTCTGCAGTGGAATTGATGAAAGTTCAGTTGGAGCGTGTGCTCAACTTGTGTTTGCACCTATCGACGAATCCTTTGCGGATGACGCCCTTTTGTTGCCTTCTGGTTTTCGTGTTATTCCCTTGGATCCCAAACCA GACGGTTCAGCTTCAAGGACATTGGATTTGACATCAACACTAGGATCTAGTAATGCTCGTGCAGCTGGTGATGGCGAAGCAAGTGGATACAACCTTAGGTCGGTTCTTACGATCGCATTTCAATTTACCTTTGAGAATCATTTGCGCGACAACGTGGCTGCTATGGCTCGTCAGTATGTGCGTAGTGTTGTTGGATCGGTTCAGAGGGTTGCCATGGTAATTGCTCCCGCACGACCAGGTTCTCAGCTAGGGCCAAAATCACACCCCGGTTCTCCAGAAGCTCATGCTTTAGCACGATGGATCAGTAGAAGCTACAG GATACACACTGGTGCTGATCTTTTCAGAGTTGAGCCCGCAGCTAGCGGCGATGCAATCTTGAAGCAACTTTGGCAACATTCTGATGCAATTATGTGCTGTTCCGTAAAAACAAAT TCATCTCCGATATTCACCTTTTCAAACCAAGCTGGACTCGACATGCTTGAAACTACTCTAGTTGCTCTTCAAGATATAATGCTTGATAAAGTTCTTGATGAAGCTGGTAGAAAGATCCTTTGCTCTGAATTCTCTAAGATAATGCAACAG GGTTATGCATATCTGCCAGCAGGATTATGTGTCTCAAGCATGAATAGGCCAGTGTCTTATGAGCAAGCTATTGCTTGGAAAGTTCTCAATGATGATGATGCCAATCACTGCATAGCTTTCATGTTCATCAACTGGTCCTTTGTCTGA